Part of the Zingiber officinale cultivar Zhangliang chromosome 6A, Zo_v1.1, whole genome shotgun sequence genome, GAAAAAGTCGAGCCATAGGTTTTGAATAGAGGGTggaaggggagagagaataaaaggaatTTAATAATATAAAGAAATAGAGTTGGCAATGCCACATAAGCACGTCgctcaatatatatataagaataagcTTGATAATAAATGATGTCTTATTGAATGTGCACAAAATGTATTCAGGCCACAGTCAATTATTAAATTGTTGTCAAACTATTGTGATAGGCGGTCACTACCTTAGATGCCATCGGTGGAtttgactcatttaattagtaatccaaacttaaaaattttagtctttttaatatatttttaaaattttttggtgGACTCATGGGTTGGTTCGCCTAACCCACAACTCATCTTGAGTTGGATTGGATTAGGTGTTTTCCAACCTGCCAAGATTACATGTCAGCCTGCCCCATCCCGCTAAATGGTTGTCCGTACCATCACGGGTCAACCGATGTGATAACTATAATATAATATACACATAATAGCAGTGCGTATCAATTTTATGCATAAGTTACAAAAACTGGATATATatgaactcgataatagaattgagaaatattttatttttcgagTATGTATTTTTGTATTAAACATGAGAGGAAGTAAGTTCCTCAAAACAAGCATATGAAAcacaaaaggaagaagaagataatgTACAGTTAAGGTTAAGCTCAAACAAAGTAATTAGAGCTCGAGTGAAAAAATATTCAAAACGGATTTTATTACTTACATCTTAGAAAATGATATccaaagttactcagaagctATAGGCTCTTATAATAGACCTCACTAAAAAATGACAATTATATCTGAAATTGACTCTATCTTGTAACACTGCATTTGGGAACTTGTCGGTCTTCCTCCAAGAAGTAAACCACTCACTTGTAAGCAGATTttcaataagaaaataaaatcagATGACACAATTAATTAGTACAATGCTAGATTGGTAATTAAAGGTTACCGACAATATGAATGccttaattaatttgatatgtATTTTCCAGTATCgagaataactttcattagagtattgttaGCTATCGTCAttctataaaatttgaaaatatatcaaatgaatgtaaagataacttttctaaatgagaatttaaaaaagaaaatctaCATGGAACACTGAAGGATTTTCTATGTTAGGGCAGAAAAATAAGATTTATAGATTTATGAATAtgttatatggcttgaaacaagcattaGAGTAGTGacataaaaaatttgataatatcATGAAAGAATAtggattcaaaattaataaatgtAATAAATATCTCTACATAAAAGTCATAGAGAATGACTATATAATCTTGCATCTATATGtatatgacatacttatcattgggaaagataatcaaattcactaaagatatattaaacttaaaatttaacatGAAAGATATGAGCTtaactgatgtgattctaggaattaaaaatcttaaaataacAGATGGACTTATTCTTAGTCAGTCTCTtcacgtggacaagattcttaagAAATTCACCAAGGCTGATACTAAGTTGGCATGAACTCCAATAGATACGAGTCGATATCTATCAAAAAATTGTGAAGAGAGTATCTCTCATGTAGAGTACTCTAGGGTGATTGAAAATCTGATATACCTGATGAATTGTACACTACTAGACTTAGCCTGTAGGAAGTAAACTATGTAGATACACAAGTAATCTAGGTGTTAAGCATTGGAAATGGATAACGAGGGTACTGAAGTACTTGagatatactcgtgaatatggactgcactatatgaGATATCATACTGTGATCAAAGTATGCAATGATGTGAACTAATATTTGACATGAAACACTCAAATTTTACAAATGAATATGTATTCACTTTAGGAAGTGCAATTATTTCATAGAAATCTTCTAAGAAAACCCTAATAATTAGATTCACGATGGAATTTGAATTtttagctcttgacaaatgtggtgaagaggctaaaTAACTACGATAATTTTTAAACGATGTTTATAGATGGTCAAAACTTGAATTGATAATTTACATacattgtgatagtcaatcgtcTATTAACCGATCATAGAACCATCTATATACTAGTAAATCTAGACATATACATCATAGACATACCATTAAATAATTACTCTTAACGGGAGTTATAACTGTTGAATATGTAAAGTTAAAGGATAGCCTAACtgatccgctaaccaaagggttaaacagagagttagttgcaagcttatCTGAGGAATGAATTTGATGTTGATGGAAAATGTCGGTGCAAAGGAAACTCAATCTATGCAGACCGGAGATATCAAGAACTATGTTCAAATATATAACCTAACTGCACCAACTAAGTGGAGAACTACCCAATGAAAAGATAAACGTTAAACATATAGTTTTTAATGATCCAATAGAATAATGTGGAATACTATTGAGAGATTATTTATGTGTGAAAGAAGTGGGATCGCTTCAAAAAGAATTGgagacacaattcttagaacTTTCACAAAACCAGACGTGTTTATAGCTAAGAACAAACACACTCATGAAAATTGAGTTGTATAAGAGAGAATCTTAGGTGCGATGTGTCAATGCTTACATAGACGACAAAACTGAGTTGTATCTGCTAACCAAATGGTTAaatagagagttagttgcaagctcatctgAGGAATGAGTTTGATGCTAATGGAAAATGTCAATGCAAAGGAAACTCAATCTATGAAGACTGGAGATATCAAGAACTATGTTCAAATATACAACCTAACTATGCCAACTAAGTGGGAGAACTGCCCAATGAAAAGATAGATGTTAAACATATAGTTTTTAATGATCTAGTAGAATAATGTGGAATACTCTTGAGCTATTATCTATGTGTGAAAGAAGTGGGACCGCTTTGAAGAGAATTGGAGACACAATTCTTAGAATTTTTCATagaaccatgcttgtttatggcCAAAAACAAATACATTCATGATAATTGAATTGTATCAGAGAGAATCTTAGGTGAGATGTGTCAATGCTTACATAGACGACAAAACAATTCAAGAACATTGTGTTTATTGTCAGCTAGTAAGCAAACATGCCTTCATAAGGAAATATTCTAAGGGTAAAATTTACCCGTACTATACTGGACTCAACTGATGAATACTATTACATGCCTTTTCCCATTTatatgggagattgttggatatatgtgaatggaaaaAAGATGAAGAGGAAAGAACCTCCATTATAAATGAGAATTTGGTCTCACATTGCGAGTTTGTGGCTTAaatggttgatttatattggatCACAACCAAATCAACCTATATTTTCCCGTATGAACCTTTTTTACTAATTGCTTAAGTGTGTAATGTATGCGTTAATCgataattaatggagaattcgtaACTGATAGAGTGAAACACTAAGATTTTGAGCTTGGCGAGTAATGGTGATAAATGATCATTAAGTGGTGATAAAACGTTGTCATGGGTCTGAGttcttatataaggaggttgtgacTACAAACAAAATGGACACTATGAGACGCAAAAGCAAGGAAGCTTTCCACCTTTGTTCCCCATAAACTTCTCTCTATCGCATTTCACTGGATAGAATCTCTATGATAGCAATTGGGTACATGCTCGGTTTGCTACTAACAATCAGTATTTGGTTATTTACGTGGTTTCTCCCTTCATATCCTGGGAAACAGGCACCCAAGATAACCTTAAAGCACAACCGAAGGGGAATGAATCTCTTTTAAGGAAATTGGATTAAACGCATGCCTCAGCTGTAGGATCAAAATGACCGAGAGAGGGAGGTGaatttcatgtttaaaacttttctcctTTTCAAATCTGTTCAGAAACttgagtacgcagtggaaaactTAAAGTACAAATATCACAAAGGAAAAGgacacttttattttttttacttggtttgtagtCCAGCGATTACTACCCCAAGACCCACAATCTCTTGGGCTATTTTTATTAGGCAATCTATTAAAAATCTCTCCTCAAGAACTTTCGGGTAGAGAGGTCGAATACATAAATGAGGAAAGTATAACACCCTATATTTTCCTATGCAAATATAACAACAACTGAAAGAAAACACTTGTTTTACCAACACAGATTGTAGTTGAAGATTGAAACTCAATGTCAGTATCATTTTGACTACAACAGTTGGACATAGTAGAGTCCCAACACAATAGTTGCGCATAAACGATGCAAAAGAATCAAGTCAAAGATTATGATAGAATTGATTATGAAGTGCTTTGGCTGAATGCTCTTTTATACTACATCTCTAATGACCCAGGGTGTCTCCATGAACTTTGACTCGATCCCAAGTCTTCGGTACTTATCCTtttagaggtgcctccaagcggttgagggcgcctccaacgctTCGACGTTATTAGCTTTAAGATGCCTCCAAGTCAaccagggtgcctccaaggcaCCTGAGCTGCCTCCAAGGCTAAAACTTCATATTTAAAGTGTATCTACTTTAGAGAGCCTCCAAGTCATCTGAGCTGCCTCCAGCTTCATTCAGGGTGCCTTCTACTCAACTGAGACACCTCGAGCACTGTTCATCTAAAGTTAATTTTTTACTCCAAGCTCCTGCAACACATGTTAGTCCAAGTAACAAAATTACCTGCAAAATTGAATTAACACAAAtgtataaatatattatttatgaatTATATCCTGTCTTACCAAGACCAAGATATAGTTGTGGTCTTAACTTAAATTTCCAAGTtagatctaagttggaccagTGCTTACAATCCCAATGAAActtgtcctcactagatctctctcctccagttacttatcTTCACTTATCATTTACAGACTTACTTGACGTCTGATTTCCTGACCTACCAGGTCTTCTTGTCAGATGTCCTATTTGACCTTCAATCAGTTGTTAGGTCCTGCTGACCCAACTAAACTTCCTGTCAAATATAAGgttttctctaatttatttggGTTTTCTGCTAGTTATTTAATTCTCTTAATCTAACTACATTTTAGTCTGGTGTCTGGTTCTctatacttatcaagtccttcagTCTACACACTTAGTAAGCACATTAGATCACAATAAgatttaactttgaaccttgataacatcaaaatataaatttaattctgGTACTTCCTACATCAACATCAGTATCTTTGTTTTCGAGCACTTGAAAACTCACTCAAACTTGAGATTATTTCCCGAGTAATTTGCATCACTTTCTGAATGGGTACAATAACCCTTTCGTGCTATGCCGACTCTGCAACTTAGCAGCTCGACCGGCTTTGCAACTCAATAGCTCGGTTGACTCGGTAGCTCAGTTGACTCTACAGCTCAACAACTCAACCTTACAACGTAGCTCGGTCATACAAGGTAACTCAACTCTACAAGGTGACCCAATCTTCCAAATAACTCAGTCATCACAAGTAACTCAtcatttcttttatttgacattCTAAGATTATCAATTTAGATTATCTTGACATATACAtctaaaattgattttatataatttaaattcccTGTTTATTTCCGGCAAAGATGGTTTAACTGCAGGTTTATGCTAGTGTTGTTTTCAAGGCAAATGGAGAGTTTTCTTTCGATCAAAGTTTTTGGATGATGCAGGCGGCGCTCAGCTATCAGGGAGCTTGTTGTCAAGTGAAGCAGTGATTTCACAGGGCCACCCGGCTCCAGTGGCCATGAGAGGTATTCATTCCACTTCTTTGTGCTTTATTTTTAATATCTTTGAACAAGGAGACTGTTAATGCTTTAGTGATAATTAAGTCCAACTAATTTTAGAATCTCTTGCACGTTGCCTCGTGGAAAGCATGATGGTGTATGCTTGACGTATTGGATCCACTGGCCATGAATGAGCTGCTTCATTGGTGGCACCGAGGCGAGTGAGTCTTCACACTAGTTAGTTTATTAAGATCATGATAGTTGCGTAATCTTCACGGTTAGCAAGTGTCCAATGCGTAGAGCACAGACCACAATAGATTTTATACTTCAAGAACACTCTTCTCAAATCAGAGAGGCCACATTATCTATGTCCTCGGATGATGATTTCGAGGCAATAtttgggtagtctaaacagggtTCGATCGATCAGTTTTTGATTATTTTTGCATCAAAAAAGATATCACATGCTTTCAGAATTTGCAATCCAAATGTTTGACAGGTTGATTTGTTTGCCTGTGTAAATTAGCCAGCCCTAAATCAGGATTTGAAATCAACTTGTTTGAGCCGAACTGATTTGTTTGATGATGATGTCGGAGTCGGTGCTCGTAGCTGACTGATTCGACCATTGATTATTTGAAGTGGGAATTCTGATAATGGATTTTGActctgattttttattttatttttttatgtgatccaGTTGAGCTGTCTGGTACACAGCCATCTTGAATGGCATGGATGCCCTGACGCGGCTTCACGCACCAGATGGTAAAGTGGCTTTTTGAAACGAGACACCGATGCTTCTTCGAAACGCTACGTTGTTTTCAAAATACGGAGCGAGGCGAAGAGATTTGCAAAATACCAGAAAGTCCAACTCCTCGAGCACTTGACTGTTGATCCGTCGAACCGTGCAATGTATTCTTTAATTGGCACGTCGTCATATGTTCTTAGCTCAGTGATTACTAAATTCAATCGAAGCGCTTTGATAAATATACCAAGGGTAAATTTGCATGTATTCCCCATTGATAAACTCAACTTTGCATACAGTCTTCATCCATGAAAAACTTCCTTTTTATTCCCtagtcaaacatatttacctaattgcccatgatatttttaggtacaaaaagtccaaaaatcagtataaattctcttaaattcagtatattaaattagaatctagtatattttctattaaattgagtacaatttttttttcacctcaaaatatactcgttttagtttaatgtgctgaatttaatagaaaatatactcaatttttaatataaattactgattttaagaagaattatactcattttcggactttttgtactcaatttttgactttttgtacctaaaaaatatgggttaatttcaatagaaaatatactcgatcctagtatagagtactagattatagtgtaaagtgctgaatttaacaagaattatacttatttttagattttttatacctaaaaaataagagggacaattttgataaaaaatatactcgatttttaatataaagtactgactttaagaagaattatactcgttttcagactttttgtactcaattttgaactttttgtacctaaaaaatttgagggacaatttaggtatcaatatttgcatgagggagttgaaacaagtaatactttacatacagggagtggaaataaaattttttagataTGGAGATTACATATAAATTTATGATTATCATTgaagatttttctctaatttatcaatatACCAACGTGTAACAGTCGCACCAGCTCACAAATCCGGACTTTTTCCGCTCAATCCGCACCGATCTTGTGGCTGACCAAGTCTAGTTAGTGTCGGCGTAATACGTTTGATTTGTCTGCCTAATTTTAATCCGCTTATTGGTTACTTTCTCTTACTTTTCACTTTCTTCTTTCTCAGCTggcttttttttctctttcatcTCTGTCTCTGCCCTCTCTCACGGTTTTGGCAGTCGTTGTCGCGTACGGCCTCGCGTTGGGCGTACAGGTGGAGTCTCAGGGGGTGGCGAGGGTTTTGGTCGCGGCGAAGGCGAAAAAGGGGAGAAATTGGTGCCCAAGGCGTGCGGCGAACCGGAGTAGGGTGTCATTTCGGGGGGAGGGGATGGGGCAATGCTGGTAGCTCACGTGCTGGTTTTACCACTTCGGAGCGGAGAAACCAAACCCCACTGCGGTTCTTGATGCTTTAGGAATCCATACCGCACCGTGCGGCGTCTTCTGCTCCTCGAAGCTTCCGCTCCGGTTGTCTAAATAAATCTCGCCTTTAAGCGGAGCGAAGCCGATATAGTTCTGCATCTTGCTCTTCCTCCTACGCAGAAGTCTTCGTTTCTCGTCGCCGAACATAAAAAGGGCGAAATGGCTGAGGAGTGCTGTTTCTTGAGTAAAGTAGGTATCCTTcgctcattttttttttcaacgccTTGGTTTTGGGCTTCTTTGATCTGTTTTCTTTCTACGAAGAAATTTTTACTACTCTATTTTGAatcatccatccatccatccatccatcttACTAATTGCAATGTCTGCAGTGGTCATTAAGTATTTAAAATCTGTGATTGCGTTTAGGGTTCTTCAACTTATCCTCATCAGATAAACTTAGTTGAACTAAGTGTCTTATACCTTCTAGCTTCACAATCTTTTCCCAACGAAATGTTCACTTAATGCTGGATCTTTCTTTGTATGTTTTAGTTATACCACCTGTCCAATTATCGTTACATATTAAATTGCTTTCTAACTGTGAAACTATTGTATTTTAGCTGAATAGAATACCTAACTGCCTCTATATTCTCTCATTTATCACTTTCAGGAGTTAAGCATAGTAAAGCCACCAAAGAAATCACACCTTGCCTTGAGGATGTTTGTGTTAAGTGTTGCTATGATTTGTGGCGTCTATATATGCTTAGTGTGTCTAAAGCAAATCGGGAACCAGAGCGTGCCTAGAGTCATGAAGTTTGAGGTAACAGAAGAATCTTGTTATAATCCTGGTATCTCACCATCTGAAATATCATATTTGCACTACCCAAAACCCTCAACTTTTAGAAGGTAGTGAAATCCTCAAATTATCACTTCTCGTTGGCATGTAACTATATTTTGATAGGTGATTCTTTTAAACATACAGGAATGAGTGTGCATGTACACCGGTCCGCTTCTTTGCTATTTTGTCAATGCAGAGGTCTGGAAGTGGTTGGTTCGAGACTCTGATGAATAGCCATCCCAACATTAGCTCAAATGGGGAGGTCTTCTCTGTCAAAGAAAGGAGGAATAACATGTCTTCTATCACAAGAACACTAAACAAAGTCTACAATTTGGATTGGTATAGTAGTGCTTCTAAAAATGAATGCACGGCTGCTGTTGGATTGAAATGGATGCTTAATCAGGTAAAATGCTGACCAAATTTCCACTTTAAACTAAAATGTTTGCTTAATGAAAGCAACTAAGTGAGAGAACACGTGAGGCCAATTAACGGCTAATCCATTACAGTAGGCAACCCTTTCCAATTAGTGGGTCATTTTGATAGTTTATTTGTTTCTCACGCAATTTTATATATTCTAATGTTATACATGTTCGGAAAGTACTCTGGAAGTAAGCAGGCTTTCAGATAAAGGGAATAATTTGGCTTTCTTCTAACTTATCCCCTTGCCTTGGGACTAGTTTAAATTTCATGCGGCTTTTTCCCCTTTGGAACTTGACTAGTACACATGCCACTAATCGAATTTCTAAGAAACAATTCTTTTGTTAACTTAAGTTTTGCATCTGTCCAATGTGAAAAATATTCAGAATTTTATGAATCCTTTACTTGATAGTTCTTGTATTAGTAAAAGCTTTATTGACAATTCCATACACGTATTGGCAGGTCGATTATGTTTGTTTCTTCTTTAGATCTTCTGTTAACAAAGTATTATTTCAATTGAATATTTTTTATTACAACAATCTCTCATGAGCTTTCCTCAGAACTCGGAGCTCTAGAAAAATGTCTCTCTGCTGATGACATTATTCCTCTGACTATGCAGGGTCTTATGACTAATCATGAAGAAATTGCCAAATATTTCAATGAAAGAGGGGTGTCTACAATACTTTTATTCAGAAGAAACTTACTTCGTCGTATGGTTTCACAACTTGCAAATGATCATGATCGCATAGCAAAACAATTAAATGGCAAACACAAAGCTCATGTGCACTCTGAATATGAGGTACTTTATTTACATCTACCAATCATAAACCATATTTTCTTACAAACACTTTTGTGTATAAATGTCACGCTTCCTTTCAGGCTGATGTGCTTGCAAAGTACAAA contains:
- the LOC121996991 gene encoding nodulation protein H-like yields the protein MAEECCFLSKELSIVKPPKKSHLALRMFVLSVAMICGVYICLVCLKQIGNQSVPRVMKFEVTEESCYNPGISPSEISYLHYPKPSTFRRNECACTPVRFFAILSMQRSGSGWFETLMNSHPNISSNGEVFSVKERRNNMSSITRTLNKVYNLDWYSSASKNECTAAVGLKWMLNQGLMTNHEEIAKYFNERGVSTILLFRRNLLRRMVSQLANDHDRIAKQLNGKHKAHVHSEYEADVLAKYKPVINATEMISSLRYSTECVKNALGYFNGTRHMVLYYEDLISNHTKLVDVLDFLRLPRRHLVSRQVKIHRKPLDKQVENLDVVVNALKGTEYERFLSADYTL